A stretch of the Leptospira kirschneri serovar Cynopteri str. 3522 CT genome encodes the following:
- a CDS encoding heavy metal translocating P-type ATPase → MKVQQEAPLNKMTLDVIGMTCANCALRIEKGLKKLPGVKDVRVNFAMETAEVNFESSISEENLLDKIDSLGYRAVVHEDLEIDREIQKKEFKKLKIRVVISVFLSLPLLLSMVGHFENNLTFEYLSFLMNPWLQFILATPIQFWIGASFYKGSFRALRNGGANMDVLVVLGTSAAYFYSVYLTFIFNETHIHKTTNLYYETSSVLITLILFGKLLEHIVKGKSSKAIQSLVNLQPKKANVVREKEIQEIPLLAVRPGDLVLVKSGESIPVDGMIEEGSSTVDESMLTGESIPVEKTISSFVYGGSLNQSGTFKFRAFKVGKETLLSGIIRAVREAQGTKAPIQRIADQISEVFVPVIVLISIITLCVWYLWISPSDFSGALEKAIAVLVVACPCALGLATPISVLTGSGKAATMGILFRNAEALEILHKVNAIVFDKTGTLTYGKPVLKSLESLNILKENNLLTLAASAEQNSEHPLSKAIVKSAKKKGLVLTIPENFETIPGGGISAIVEGNRILIGTERLFYEREIELNQELNDLKRMREEEGNTVVHLSVNGVHSAILTFADTVKESTPTTIQKLKSLGMEIYMITGDNERTARVISKNCGIEHVLAEVLPEKKAVEVKNLKSSGKVVSMVGDGINDAPALAISDLGIAMGTGTDVAMESSDLVIVNGDLNSIVNAITISRKTVYNIRQNFFWALLYNTLAIPIAAAGFLAPWIAGGAMALSSVSVVLNALRLQRN, encoded by the coding sequence ATGAAAGTTCAACAAGAAGCACCTTTAAACAAAATGACATTAGACGTAATTGGAATGACCTGTGCTAATTGCGCTCTTAGGATTGAAAAAGGACTTAAAAAATTACCGGGGGTTAAGGATGTAAGAGTTAATTTTGCAATGGAAACTGCGGAGGTTAATTTTGAATCTTCAATTTCGGAAGAAAACCTACTGGATAAAATAGACTCCTTAGGTTATCGCGCGGTTGTTCACGAGGATCTAGAGATAGACAGAGAGATCCAGAAAAAAGAATTCAAAAAACTGAAAATTAGAGTTGTTATTTCGGTGTTTTTGTCTTTACCGTTGCTTTTAAGTATGGTTGGGCATTTCGAAAACAATCTAACTTTTGAATATTTATCTTTTCTAATGAACCCTTGGTTACAGTTTATTTTAGCTACTCCAATCCAATTTTGGATTGGCGCTTCTTTTTATAAGGGTAGTTTTCGTGCTCTTAGAAATGGGGGTGCTAATATGGACGTTCTGGTTGTTTTAGGAACTTCTGCGGCTTATTTTTACAGCGTCTATTTGACTTTTATTTTCAATGAAACACATATTCATAAAACAACTAATCTATATTATGAAACTTCATCTGTATTGATTACTTTGATTCTTTTTGGAAAGTTATTGGAACATATAGTAAAGGGAAAATCTTCGAAGGCAATTCAATCTTTGGTCAATTTACAACCTAAAAAAGCGAACGTTGTTAGAGAAAAAGAAATTCAAGAGATCCCTTTGCTTGCGGTTCGCCCCGGAGATTTGGTTTTGGTGAAGTCGGGAGAAAGTATTCCTGTGGACGGAATGATAGAGGAAGGAAGTTCGACCGTCGACGAATCGATGTTAACTGGAGAAAGTATTCCAGTTGAAAAGACAATTTCCAGTTTCGTTTATGGGGGTTCATTAAATCAAAGCGGGACTTTCAAGTTCAGGGCTTTTAAAGTTGGAAAAGAAACTTTACTTTCCGGGATCATTCGAGCGGTTCGGGAAGCACAAGGAACCAAGGCTCCGATTCAAAGGATTGCCGATCAAATTTCGGAAGTTTTTGTTCCCGTGATTGTTTTGATTTCGATCATTACCTTATGCGTATGGTATCTTTGGATTTCACCTTCTGATTTTTCGGGAGCACTGGAAAAGGCGATCGCCGTACTTGTGGTTGCTTGTCCTTGTGCCTTAGGTTTGGCGACTCCGATTTCGGTTTTAACCGGATCCGGAAAAGCGGCTACTATGGGAATTTTGTTTCGTAACGCGGAAGCATTAGAAATTTTGCATAAAGTAAACGCGATTGTTTTTGATAAGACGGGAACCTTAACTTATGGAAAGCCGGTTTTGAAAAGTTTAGAAAGTTTGAATATACTTAAAGAAAATAATTTACTTACGCTTGCCGCTTCTGCGGAACAAAATTCGGAACATCCTCTTTCAAAAGCGATTGTAAAAAGCGCAAAGAAAAAAGGTCTTGTTTTAACGATTCCCGAAAATTTTGAAACAATACCCGGAGGAGGTATTTCCGCTATCGTAGAAGGAAATCGGATATTGATTGGAACCGAGAGATTATTTTATGAAAGAGAAATCGAATTGAATCAAGAATTAAACGATCTGAAACGAATGAGAGAGGAAGAAGGAAATACGGTCGTTCATTTGAGCGTGAATGGAGTTCATTCCGCTATATTGACGTTTGCGGATACGGTCAAAGAATCTACTCCAACTACGATCCAAAAATTGAAATCTTTGGGTATGGAAATTTACATGATAACCGGAGACAACGAAAGAACGGCTCGAGTCATCTCAAAGAATTGTGGCATTGAACATGTGTTAGCTGAAGTTCTTCCGGAAAAAAAAGCCGTGGAAGTTAAAAATCTAAAAAGTTCGGGAAAAGTGGTTTCTATGGTAGGGGACGGAATTAACGATGCCCCCGCGCTTGCGATTTCGGATCTTGGGATTGCTATGGGAACAGGAACGGATGTGGCGATGGAATCTTCCGATTTGGTGATCGTAAACGGGGATTTGAATTCGATTGTAAATGCTATTACTATCAGCAGAAAAACGGTTTATAATATTCGACAGAATTTTTTCTGGGCGCTACTCTATAATACGTTAGCTATTCCGATCGCAGCCGCTGGATTTTTAGCACCCTGGATTGCGGGTGGCGCCATGGCTCTCAGTTCGGTTTCGGTGGTTTTGAACGCCCTTAGATTACAAAGAAATTGA
- a CDS encoding heavy-metal-associated domain-containing protein, with protein sequence MKEIRLTVEGMTCIHCLKTVESALKEAGFTGKANLENREVVYYGKGTTEELSKVKDAILKEGYKPT encoded by the coding sequence ATGAAAGAAATCAGACTAACTGTAGAAGGAATGACCTGCATACATTGTTTAAAAACGGTTGAGTCGGCATTAAAAGAAGCCGGGTTTACGGGAAAAGCAAACTTAGAAAATCGGGAAGTAGTTTATTACGGAAAAGGAACTACAGAAGAATTATCGAAGGTTAAAGACGCTATTTTAAAAGAAGGTTATAAACCAACATGA
- a CDS encoding metal-sensitive transcriptional regulator has protein sequence MKYKPKHKLRSDPKESKNLILRLKKIEGQIRGIQGMIENEKYCDEVLNQISSVKSALDGVSRGLLKSHIRTCVTERIRGNDSKILEEFIRTIGYVLR, from the coding sequence ATGAAATATAAACCAAAACACAAACTTAGATCGGATCCAAAGGAAAGTAAAAATCTGATTCTAAGGTTAAAAAAAATAGAAGGGCAGATACGAGGAATTCAAGGAATGATTGAAAACGAAAAATATTGCGACGAAGTACTCAATCAAATATCTTCCGTAAAATCGGCATTAGATGGCGTATCTAGGGGATTGCTAAAGAGTCATATTCGAACGTGTGTCACGGAGAGAATCAGAGGAAACGACTCAAAAATTTTAGAAGAATTTATAAGAACTATAGGTTACGTTCTTAGGTAA
- a CDS encoding DUF1563 domain-containing protein: MNIVLTILTSFFLLETLENLYTSYVEYFLKQTSLDNVQKISKTNRKQNKIPIFKILISPIVI; encoded by the coding sequence ATGAATATAGTTTTAACGATTCTAACTAGTTTCTTTTTATTAGAAACATTAGAAAATCTATATACAAGTTATGTAGAATATTTTCTAAAACAGACATCTTTAGATAACGTGCAAAAAATTTCCAAAACGAATCGAAAGCAGAACAAAATACCAATCTTTAAAATTCTAATTTCTCCAATTGTTATCTAG
- a CDS encoding DUF1561 domain-containing protein, with product MGRWIVLLLVLLVSIGVGYSYGVNPEIVPIPSNKIPGSTIQRPTDKPKDKPIKIVIHDGGSFCYAPVFIGGKSYIQIEQCWEQEVSNARHDVFQRISYYINNTWLCITVPESVIKGETNWDYVNLQPCTINDPLQRWIVKDNSFWTADERYRLKDYKWYAYISKNSGDYYDHTLDSSMDDWIKTVATPGNISILTSISWKLGNDRYFIRSGSSDKNTTPIYYNPESGHLAQYNPVSGLLSCMYSQVNSYDWNWVKWALCSDAPISKNNPAYWNVYLETEEGGMITDYQGNALRVTRYGPNWGVAYAAKLSYLKKDTTNSPTSLFFVDRDLLNWVRYTASNLGKTEQYCPAGKKEHYNIRVKRTLPSDFQLTEEWIRRLYDIAISTPFTSQGQVHGICGVCLLHTFQMLAELQEYHSHGPIQGGGYFFDALPDRDPFDSFRQRYPELDALLVDIPRVYAAGGSVPMGLASARTMLPQYVWTPSRELTTRSEMLSHITALISSPPGSIWLGMFWFRMPDGTTGGHAVPILRTSQGLVVIQTNSASLSFFTYRRSLTPTTDPIQVMNYLEMSSWTLERFVTAQLGGFYHNTFDFTISNRNCTGEGRDRRGSGGYPTRTTVNQCSEGRGRCVLL from the coding sequence ATGGGTCGTTGGATAGTTTTATTATTAGTTTTGTTGGTTTCGATTGGAGTTGGTTACTCTTACGGTGTAAATCCTGAAATTGTTCCTATTCCATCGAATAAAATTCCTGGTTCGACCATTCAAAGACCTACCGATAAACCCAAAGATAAACCTATCAAAATCGTAATCCATGATGGAGGGAGCTTTTGTTATGCTCCAGTTTTTATCGGAGGTAAAAGTTATATTCAGATTGAGCAGTGCTGGGAACAAGAAGTTAGTAATGCTAGACACGATGTATTTCAAAGAATTTCTTATTACATTAACAACACATGGTTGTGTATTACTGTACCGGAAAGTGTAATTAAGGGAGAAACAAACTGGGATTATGTAAACCTACAACCTTGTACGATCAATGATCCTCTACAGAGATGGATCGTAAAGGATAACTCCTTTTGGACTGCAGATGAACGTTATCGGTTAAAGGATTATAAATGGTATGCTTATATCTCAAAAAACTCAGGGGATTACTATGACCATACCTTAGATTCTTCTATGGATGATTGGATTAAGACAGTAGCCACTCCCGGAAACATTAGCATTCTGACTTCTATCTCTTGGAAATTGGGAAATGATCGTTACTTTATTCGTTCTGGAAGTTCGGATAAAAATACAACACCAATCTACTACAATCCTGAAAGTGGACATCTTGCTCAATACAACCCAGTCAGTGGATTGCTCTCTTGTATGTATTCTCAGGTAAATAGTTATGATTGGAATTGGGTTAAGTGGGCATTGTGTAGTGATGCACCTATCAGTAAGAATAATCCCGCTTATTGGAATGTATATCTTGAAACTGAAGAAGGTGGGATGATTACGGATTATCAAGGCAATGCACTCCGAGTTACTAGATATGGACCGAATTGGGGTGTTGCCTATGCTGCTAAACTTTCTTATTTGAAAAAGGATACTACCAATAGTCCTACTTCTCTGTTTTTTGTTGATAGAGATTTATTAAATTGGGTTCGTTACACAGCTAGTAATCTTGGAAAGACAGAACAGTATTGTCCCGCAGGTAAAAAAGAACATTATAATATAAGAGTAAAAAGAACTCTACCATCTGACTTTCAATTAACTGAGGAGTGGATTAGAAGACTTTACGATATAGCAATTTCAACTCCATTTACAAGTCAGGGACAAGTACATGGCATATGCGGTGTTTGTCTGCTTCATACTTTTCAGATGTTGGCAGAACTCCAAGAGTATCATTCCCACGGACCTATTCAGGGTGGAGGTTACTTTTTCGATGCACTTCCTGATAGAGATCCTTTTGACTCTTTTAGACAACGTTATCCGGAATTAGATGCATTGCTGGTAGATATACCTAGAGTTTATGCTGCTGGCGGTAGCGTTCCGATGGGATTGGCATCCGCCCGAACTATGTTGCCTCAATACGTATGGACACCCTCTCGTGAACTTACCACTCGGTCAGAGATGTTATCTCACATTACCGCACTTATAAGTTCTCCTCCGGGAAGTATTTGGTTGGGGATGTTTTGGTTTCGTATGCCAGATGGAACTACGGGAGGGCATGCCGTTCCAATTCTGAGAACCTCTCAAGGGTTAGTGGTGATTCAAACAAATTCTGCTTCGCTGTCATTTTTCACCTACCGGCGATCTTTAACACCTACTACAGATCCGATTCAAGTGATGAATTACTTGGAAATGTCAAGTTGGACTTTGGAAAGATTTGTAACTGCACAGTTAGGGGGGTTTTACCACAATACCTTTGACTTCACAATCTCTAACAGGAATTGCACTGGAGAAGGAAGAGATAGAAGAGGTTCAGGAGGATACCCAACCAGAACAACAGTAAACCAGTGTTCAGAAGGTAGAGGTAGATGTGTACTACTGTAA
- a CDS encoding DUF1561 domain-containing protein, producing MGRWIVLLLVLLASIGVGYSYGVNPESVPIPSNKIPGSIIQRPTDKPKDKPIKIVIHDGGSFCYAPVFIGGKSYIQIEQCWEQEVSNARYDVFQRISYYINNTWLCITVPESVIKGETNWDYVNLQPCTINDPLQRWIVKDNSFWTADERYRLKDYKWYAYISKNSGDYYDHTLDSSMDDWIKTVATPGNISILTSISWKLGNDRYFIRSGSSDKNTTPIYYNPESGHLAQYNPVSGLLSCMYSQVNSYDWNWVKWALCSDAPISKNNPAYWNVYLETEEGGMITDYQGNALRVTRYGPNWGVAYAAKLSYLKKDTTNSPTSLFFVDRDLLNWARYAASNLGKTEQYCPAGKKEHYNIRVKRTLPSDFQLTEEWIRRLYDIAISTAIDAQVSGICGVCLLHTFQMLAELQEYHSREPFTSGGYFFDTAPNRDPFNSFRQRYPELDALLVDIPRIYNSASTTLRLLTLVSATNMMPLYDWTPSREFTTRPEMLSHITSLISSPPGSIWLALMRRQRSDGTIAGHAVPTLRTSEGLVVIPTRVPSSISLELYRQYLTPTTDPVQVINNLERPDRTLVYFVTIQLGEFYHNFTDLVISNRNCTGEGEGRRGTGEYPTSATVNQCSEGRCALPK from the coding sequence ATGGGTCGTTGGATAGTTTTATTATTAGTTTTGTTGGCTTCGATTGGAGTTGGTTACTCTTACGGTGTAAATCCTGAAAGTGTTCCTATTCCATCGAATAAAATTCCTGGTTCGATCATTCAAAGACCTACTGATAAACCCAAAGATAAACCTATCAAAATCGTAATCCATGATGGAGGGAGCTTTTGTTATGCTCCAGTTTTTATCGGAGGTAAAAGTTATATTCAGATTGAGCAGTGCTGGGAACAAGAAGTTAGTAATGCTAGATACGATGTATTTCAAAGAATTTCTTATTACATTAACAACACGTGGTTGTGTATTACTGTACCGGAAAGTGTAATTAAGGGAGAAACAAACTGGGATTATGTAAACCTACAACCTTGTACGATCAATGATCCTCTACAGAGATGGATCGTAAAGGATAACTCTTTTTGGACTGCAGATGAACGTTATCGGTTAAAGGATTATAAATGGTATGCTTATATCTCAAAAAACTCAGGGGATTACTATGACCATACCTTAGATTCTTCTATGGATGATTGGATTAAGACAGTAGCCACTCCCGGAAACATTAGCATTCTGACTTCTATCTCTTGGAAATTGGGAAATGATCGTTACTTTATTCGTTCTGGAAGTTCGGATAAAAATACAACACCAATCTACTACAATCCTGAAAGTGGACATCTTGCTCAATACAACCCAGTCAGTGGATTGCTCTCTTGTATGTATTCTCAGGTAAATAGTTATGATTGGAATTGGGTTAAGTGGGCATTGTGTAGTGATGCACCTATCAGTAAGAATAATCCCGCTTATTGGAATGTATATCTTGAAACTGAAGAAGGTGGGATGATTACGGATTATCAAGGCAATGCACTCCGAGTTACTAGATATGGACCGAATTGGGGTGTTGCCTATGCTGCTAAACTTTCTTATTTGAAAAAGGATACTACCAATAGTCCTACTTCTCTGTTTTTTGTTGATAGAGATTTATTAAATTGGGCACGTTACGCAGCTAGTAATCTTGGAAAGACAGAACAGTATTGTCCCGCAGGTAAAAAAGAACATTATAATATAAGAGTAAAAAGAACTCTACCATCTGACTTTCAATTAACTGAGGAATGGATTAGAAGACTTTACGATATAGCAATTTCAACTGCAATTGATGCTCAGGTAAGTGGTATATGCGGTGTTTGTCTGCTTCATACTTTTCAGATGTTGGCAGAACTCCAAGAGTATCATTCTCGAGAACCTTTTACGAGTGGGGGTTACTTCTTTGATACAGCTCCTAATAGAGATCCTTTTAACTCTTTTAGACAACGTTATCCGGAATTAGATGCATTACTGGTAGATATACCTAGGATATATAACTCAGCCAGTACTACACTTAGACTACTGACATTAGTATCCGCTACGAATATGATGCCTTTATACGACTGGACACCCTCTCGTGAATTTACCACTCGGCCAGAGATGTTATCACACATTACCTCACTTATAAGTTCTCCTCCGGGAAGTATTTGGTTGGCGTTAATGAGAAGACAACGTTCAGACGGAACTATTGCGGGACATGCCGTTCCAACTCTGAGAACCTCTGAAGGATTAGTGGTAATTCCAACGAGAGTACCTTCTTCCATATCACTTGAACTCTACAGACAATATTTAACACCTACTACAGATCCGGTTCAGGTGATCAATAATCTGGAAAGACCAGATAGGACTCTGGTATATTTTGTAACTATACAGTTAGGAGAGTTTTACCACAATTTTACTGACTTAGTAATCTCAAACAGGAATTGTACTGGAGAAGGGGAAGGCAGAAGAGGCACAGGGGAATATCCAACCAGTGCAACGGTAAATCAGTGTTCGGAAGGCAGATGCGCACTACCCAAGTAA
- a CDS encoding lipase family alpha/beta hydrolase encodes MKKINLKILLTLVFLITNVTYASGGGTSSKPLSGSYPIVLAHGLFGWGNGSTVVDYWGGNAAYLRNQGAYVLTPSVTALNSSSSRASQLKTAILAAMAANNYTGKVHVIGHSQGGLDARYMVSNLSMSTKVATLTTLNTPHQGSPIANIVAAVIPNWALPYVSTVLNTIIGFVYGDSSQNAIAALKLLTTDGLKTFNSVTPNVSGVKYFSYGSTIGIPDLIQHPAMGILHPICAIGAPFYGMSIANDGVVPDSSQRWGTWKGGPSIPILTTGVDHLEATNALYLGQLWYDTNAYFLKMATNAKSNQ; translated from the coding sequence ATGAAAAAAATAAATTTGAAAATTTTGTTAACGTTAGTATTTCTAATAACGAACGTTACATATGCGTCTGGAGGAGGAACCTCTAGTAAACCTCTTTCGGGAAGTTATCCCATCGTACTAGCCCACGGATTGTTTGGCTGGGGAAACGGTTCTACCGTTGTTGATTATTGGGGTGGAAATGCAGCCTATCTTAGAAATCAAGGCGCGTATGTTCTAACCCCTTCCGTCACTGCGTTAAATTCAAGTTCCAGCAGAGCCTCCCAATTAAAAACGGCTATTCTAGCAGCTATGGCTGCAAACAATTATACCGGCAAGGTACATGTCATAGGACATTCACAGGGTGGATTAGATGCACGTTATATGGTCTCCAATCTTTCAATGAGTACTAAGGTTGCCACCTTAACGACGTTAAATACTCCTCATCAAGGAAGTCCTATCGCAAATATCGTAGCAGCGGTTATTCCTAATTGGGCTTTACCTTACGTTTCAACGGTTTTAAATACTATAATCGGTTTTGTCTATGGAGATTCCAGTCAAAACGCTATCGCAGCTTTAAAACTCCTAACTACAGACGGCCTAAAAACGTTTAACTCTGTGACACCTAACGTATCTGGGGTAAAATATTTTTCGTATGGGTCAACAATCGGAATTCCAGATCTGATTCAACATCCAGCAATGGGAATCCTACATCCGATCTGCGCAATTGGAGCCCCTTTTTACGGGATGAGTATTGCAAATGACGGTGTAGTTCCGGATTCTTCCCAAAGGTGGGGAACTTGGAAAGGAGGACCTTCGATACCAATCTTGACCACCGGAGTGGATCATTTAGAAGCGACCAACGCTCTCTATCTTGGACAACTCTGGTACGATACAAACGCTTACTTCTTAAAGATGGCGACTAACGCAAAATCTAACCAATAA
- a CDS encoding enoyl-CoA hydratase/isomerase family protein has protein sequence MKLVKEIITSKDSKIGVMKLVSDDGPMTLTLSLIHEMCDILKEFTMDQEIRAGIISGPDGDFCVGLDPDAILSSSVDEIAKIMAGIFEMFESLISFPKPLIAEVGGNAVGGGAIIAYTCDYRYMVDGKGRIGFAEPLVGLPITFALIIRMRQIMIPSSVSEAAMEGALYKPSDAVRNGLLSEVGASLEELRKKSLGKINVLNRIPASVTVETKRALNKEALEAAKSASKELAYLFKTQSSIIPNLLEAMTANKEKRRPVLTHAANYS, from the coding sequence ATGAAACTCGTAAAAGAAATAATTACTTCTAAAGATTCAAAAATTGGTGTTATGAAATTGGTATCCGATGATGGACCGATGACGTTGACGCTTTCATTGATTCACGAAATGTGTGATATATTAAAAGAATTCACCATGGACCAAGAGATTCGAGCAGGAATTATTTCCGGGCCTGATGGAGATTTTTGTGTGGGACTCGATCCGGATGCTATTTTAAGTTCCTCTGTTGATGAGATTGCAAAAATTATGGCCGGAATTTTTGAAATGTTCGAATCTCTTATTAGTTTTCCAAAACCCTTAATTGCCGAAGTGGGTGGTAACGCCGTCGGAGGAGGAGCGATCATAGCTTACACGTGCGATTATAGATATATGGTAGACGGAAAAGGAAGAATCGGATTTGCAGAGCCGTTAGTAGGACTGCCAATTACATTCGCACTAATCATTAGAATGAGACAAATCATGATTCCTTCTTCCGTATCGGAAGCCGCCATGGAAGGCGCTCTTTATAAACCTTCTGATGCAGTTCGAAACGGATTGTTAAGCGAAGTAGGAGCTTCTTTAGAGGAATTGAGGAAAAAATCCTTGGGCAAAATCAATGTTCTTAATCGGATTCCGGCTTCTGTAACAGTGGAAACTAAAAGAGCTTTGAACAAGGAAGCGTTAGAGGCTGCAAAGTCGGCTTCGAAAGAGTTAGCATATCTTTTTAAAACTCAGTCTAGTATCATTCCAAATCTTTTGGAAGCAATGACCGCAAATAAAGAAAAAAGAAGACCTGTATTGACTCATGCGGCAAATTATTCATAA
- a CDS encoding single-stranded DNA-binding protein, which translates to MKNIAHIILDGNLTSDPEIKTLNSGKSVATFTLAVNHDYKSTSEEPGEVSFVEIELWDRQAVNAHEYLKKGKKATVIGELRQDRWKAQDGSNRSKLKVVGQMIRFDGLPGKKERDAA; encoded by the coding sequence ATGAAAAATATAGCACATATCATTTTGGATGGGAATCTTACTTCCGATCCGGAAATCAAAACCTTGAATAGCGGAAAGAGTGTTGCAACATTTACTCTGGCGGTTAATCACGATTATAAATCCACTTCGGAGGAACCGGGGGAAGTTTCTTTTGTAGAAATCGAGTTGTGGGATCGTCAGGCTGTGAACGCGCACGAATATCTCAAAAAAGGGAAAAAAGCAACCGTTATTGGTGAACTTCGTCAGGATCGTTGGAAGGCACAGGATGGTAGTAATAGAAGTAAATTGAAAGTAGTCGGACAGATGATTCGATTTGATGGTTTGCCCGGAAAAAAAGAACGAGACGCGGCTTAA
- a CDS encoding SCO family protein — translation MKLVYSFFIIFFVVFCEDIKEKYHSELTYFSSPQEGILPYFKSEVMDPYWPEMDGKLPNDLKKVPEFTLLTHENYTFNNQNLRDKYTLVVFFYAKCKGICPMITRNMLNFIPKIEDQTNLQIVSITVNPEIDSVEVLKKFRSQYKIVQNNWFFLTGSKKTIYDLARNQFGADIKLISGKGNLNDFVHTENVYLIDKKNYLRGIYRAKGSGDLERLKIELNTLRKEDKKSAIISSNID, via the coding sequence ATGAAATTAGTATATTCTTTTTTTATTATATTTTTTGTTGTTTTTTGCGAGGATATAAAAGAAAAATATCATTCAGAGTTAACTTATTTTTCTTCTCCTCAGGAAGGGATTCTTCCTTATTTTAAAAGTGAAGTGATGGATCCCTATTGGCCCGAAATGGACGGAAAATTACCGAACGATCTTAAAAAGGTGCCGGAGTTTACTCTTCTTACCCATGAAAACTATACATTTAACAATCAAAATTTAAGAGATAAATATACGTTAGTCGTGTTCTTCTATGCGAAGTGTAAGGGGATTTGTCCTATGATTACCAGAAATATGTTGAATTTTATTCCTAAGATAGAGGATCAAACTAATCTTCAAATCGTTTCGATTACCGTAAATCCTGAAATTGATTCGGTGGAAGTTCTTAAAAAGTTTAGAAGTCAATATAAGATTGTTCAGAATAATTGGTTTTTTCTCACAGGTTCCAAAAAAACGATTTATGATTTAGCAAGAAATCAATTCGGCGCAGATATAAAGTTGATTTCTGGAAAAGGTAATTTGAACGATTTCGTTCATACGGAAAACGTATATTTGATCGATAAAAAGAATTATTTACGCGGAATATATAGAGCCAAAGGTTCCGGGGATTTAGAAAGATTGAAAATAGAATTGAATACTCTGAGAAAGGAAGATAAAAAATCGGCGATCATTTCATCTAACATAGATTAA
- a CDS encoding toxin-antitoxin system YwqK family antitoxin, translating into MFLTKSFSIFSIILTVAFIGCQEGETIENTDPNLQVFQGRHYYKRKLFTGFIKKEIPVLGEIETTQFKNGLEDGEMTSKNKDGRLLEKRYFKEGLKEGIHRTWFPNGNNRLYSEFRSGKYIHHRWEWHDNNRPFIYEKFDEDGRLLVSKKWNRNGQIFMNTVITKDGSSIGLPGSKVCEPIKSLD; encoded by the coding sequence GTGTTTCTAACTAAATCATTTTCTATATTTTCGATTATCTTGACGGTCGCGTTTATCGGCTGTCAAGAAGGGGAGACGATTGAAAATACTGATCCGAACTTACAAGTCTTTCAAGGTCGACATTACTATAAAAGGAAACTTTTCACAGGATTTATCAAAAAAGAAATTCCAGTTTTGGGAGAAATAGAAACGACTCAATTCAAAAACGGTTTAGAAGATGGTGAAATGACTTCTAAAAACAAAGATGGTCGGTTGTTGGAAAAAAGATATTTTAAAGAAGGGTTGAAAGAAGGAATTCATAGGACTTGGTTTCCAAATGGAAATAATCGATTGTATTCCGAGTTTCGTTCCGGAAAGTATATTCATCATCGTTGGGAATGGCACGATAATAATCGGCCTTTTATATACGAAAAATTTGATGAAGATGGCAGGTTACTTGTTTCTAAAAAGTGGAATCGGAACGGACAGATTTTTATGAATACCGTAATTACAAAGGATGGAAGTTCTATCGGTTTACCCGGAAGTAAAGTTTGCGAGCCTATCAAAAGTTTGGACTGA